From a single Rutidosis leptorrhynchoides isolate AG116_Rl617_1_P2 chromosome 5, CSIRO_AGI_Rlap_v1, whole genome shotgun sequence genomic region:
- the LOC139846687 gene encoding heavy metal-associated isoprenylated plant protein 21-like — protein sequence MGALDYLSNFCTVTSTSIKHRRKPMQTVEIKVKMDCDGCERRVKNSVKHMKGVKTVEVNRKQSRVTVTGYVDPNHVLKRVKSTGKRAEFWPYIPYNLVSYPYVNQAYDKRAPAGYVKNVVQAVSAPNATDERITYMFSDDNPNACSIM from the exons ATGGGAGCACTTGATTACCTATCCAACTTTTGTACAGTCACAAGCACCAGCATAAAACATAGAAGAAAACCAATGCAG ACTGTTGAAATCAAAGTCAAAATGGACTGTGATGGATGTGAAAGAAGAGTCAAGAATTCTGTTAAACACATGAAAG GTGTGAAGACTGTGGAAGTTAACAGAAAACAAAGTCGAGTTACAGTTACCGGATACGTTGACCCGAACCATGTACTAAAACGAGTAAAAAGTACGGGCAAACGAGCCGAATTTTGGCCATATATCCCTTACAATTTGGTGAGTTATCCGTATGTGAATCAAGCGTATGATAAACGGGCTCCGGCTGGTTATGTTAAGAACGTTGTTCAAGCTGTTTCGGCTCCAAATGCTACTGATGAACGGATCACTTATATGTTTAGCGACGATAATCCTAACGCTTGTTCGATCATGTGA